A region from the Pseudomonas promysalinigenes genome encodes:
- the infA gene encoding translation initiation factor IF-1 — protein sequence MSKEDSFEMEGTVVDTLPNTMFRVELENGHVVTAHISGKMRKNYIRILTGDKVRVELTPYDLSKGRITYRAR from the coding sequence ATGTCGAAAGAAGACAGCTTCGAAATGGAAGGCACTGTCGTCGACACCCTGCCCAACACCATGTTCCGCGTGGAGTTGGAAAACGGGCACGTCGTAACCGCGCACATCTCCGGAAAGATGCGCAAGAACTACATCCGTATTCTCACTGGCGACAAGGTACGCGTCGAGCTGACGCCATATGACCTGAGCAAGGGCCGCATCACCTACCGTGCGCGCTAA
- a CDS encoding arginyltransferase has translation MTELARLKFYATQPHSCSYLPDEQATTLFLDPSQPMDVHVYADLSEMGFRRSGDHLYRPHCQNCNACVPARIPAERFIPNRQQRRILKRNTDLTVTAARPAFREEYFDLYRRYIETRHADGDMYPPSRDQFSTFLVRDLPFCWFYEFRLQGRLLAVAVCDLLPNGLSAVYTFYEPDEERRSLGRFAILWQITEALRQGLEAVYLGYWIKNCKKMNYKTQYRPIELLINQRWVTLN, from the coding sequence ATGACAGAGCTGGCGCGGTTGAAGTTTTATGCCACTCAACCCCACTCCTGCAGCTACCTACCGGATGAGCAGGCGACCACCCTGTTCCTTGACCCCAGCCAGCCGATGGACGTGCACGTATACGCCGATCTGTCTGAAATGGGTTTTCGTCGCAGTGGCGACCATCTGTACCGCCCACACTGCCAGAACTGCAATGCTTGCGTGCCAGCGCGCATTCCTGCTGAGCGATTCATCCCCAACCGCCAGCAGCGGCGCATTCTCAAGCGAAACACCGACTTGACCGTCACGGCTGCACGGCCAGCGTTCAGAGAGGAGTATTTCGATCTTTACCGGCGCTATATCGAGACCCGCCACGCCGATGGTGACATGTACCCGCCAAGCCGCGACCAGTTTTCAACCTTCCTGGTCCGTGACTTGCCATTTTGCTGGTTCTACGAATTCCGCCTGCAGGGCAGGTTACTGGCTGTAGCGGTATGCGACCTCCTGCCCAACGGCCTGTCGGCGGTCTATACCTTCTATGAGCCCGACGAGGAGCGGCGCAGCCTAGGGCGTTTTGCAATTCTATGGCAGATCACCGAAGCCCTGCGCCAGGGCCTTGAAGCGGTCTATCTGGGCTATTGGATCAAAAACTGCAAGAAAATGAACTACAAGACACAGTATCGGCCTATCGAGTTGTTGATAAATCAGCGCTGGGTCACCCTTAACTGA
- the aat gene encoding leucyl/phenylalanyl-tRNA--protein transferase, which yields MLTWLTRDSLTFPPLEKALHDPNGLLAAGGDLSPERLEQAYRHGCFPWYQDGQPILWWSPDPRTVLFPDELHVSRSLAKLMRQGRYQVTFDSDFPAVIAACAAPRDYADGTWITDTMRDAYCELHRRGIAHSVEVREGDELVGGLYGLAIGQLFFGESMFSRADNASKVGFVSLVEHLHQAGFVLIDCQMPTNHLHSLGARAISRARFADYLAQHLDQPNSASWVR from the coding sequence ATGCTCACCTGGCTGACCCGCGACTCGCTGACCTTCCCACCACTGGAAAAGGCCCTGCACGATCCCAATGGCCTGCTCGCTGCAGGCGGTGACCTGAGCCCCGAGCGCCTGGAGCAAGCTTATCGACATGGCTGCTTCCCCTGGTACCAGGACGGCCAGCCCATTCTCTGGTGGTCACCCGACCCGCGCACGGTGTTGTTCCCCGACGAGCTGCATGTTTCTCGTTCGCTGGCAAAGCTGATGCGCCAAGGCCGTTACCAGGTCACCTTCGACAGCGATTTCCCTGCTGTGATAGCCGCCTGCGCAGCCCCACGCGATTATGCCGACGGCACCTGGATCACCGACACCATGCGCGATGCCTACTGTGAGCTGCACCGCCGCGGCATCGCCCATTCGGTGGAGGTGCGTGAGGGTGACGAGCTGGTAGGCGGGCTTTATGGCTTGGCGATAGGCCAGCTGTTTTTTGGCGAGTCAATGTTCAGCCGCGCCGACAATGCCTCCAAGGTGGGCTTCGTGTCGCTGGTCGAGCATTTGCACCAAGCCGGCTTTGTGCTGATCGATTGCCAGATGCCGACCAATCATCTACACAGCCTCGGCGCCCGCGCCATCAGCCGGGCTCGTTTCGCCGACTACCTGGCCCAACACCTCGATCAGCCCAACAGCGCCAGCTGGGTTCGCTAG
- a CDS encoding DNA translocase FtsK 4TM domain-containing protein yields the protein MADHYWTRSTRRNRRVLKKSTATPAPLPVPLWRQQLHYRLKEGALIAVGALCLYLWMALLTYDTADPGFSHTSNIDQVQNAAGRAGAYFADILFMVLGYFAYIFPLLLAIKTWQIFRERHQPWQWSGWLFSWRLIGLVFLVLSGAALAHIHFHPPASLPFSAGGALGESLGDLARSLLNVQGSTLMFIALFLFGLTVFTDLSWFKVMDMTGKITLDLFEWVQGAASRWWEARNERKRLEAQLREVDEPVFDLGAKATDKREPAKPALRERIFKREEAPAQPSEPREPTLAREPAAPREPALSREPVVPREPTIRREQPATVPTIVPPTEAMAPEPSKRVIKEKQAPVFVDSAVEGTLPSISILDPAEQKKIEYSPESLAGVGQLLEIKLKEFGVEVSVDSIHPGPVITRYEIQPAAGVKVSRIANLAKDLARSLAVTSVRVVEVIPGKTTVGIEIPNENRQMVRFSEVLATPQYDEQKSPVTLALGHDIGGKPVITDLAKMPHLLVAGTTGSGKSVGVNAMILSILFKSSPEDARLIMIDPKMLELSIYEGIPHLLCPVVTDMKDAANALRWSVAEMERRYKLMAAMGVRNLAGFNRKVKDAQDAGEIIHDPLYRRESMEDEPPALKTLPTIVVVVDEFADMMMIVGKKVEELIARIAQKARAAGIHLILATQRPSVDVITGLIKANIPTRMAFQVSSKIDSRTIIDQGGAEQLLGHGDMLYMPPGTSLPIRVHGAFVSDDEVHRVVEAWKLRGAPDYNDDILNGVEEAGSGFEGGGGGDGDDAETDALYDEAVQFVLESRRASISAVQRKLKIGYNRAARMIESMEMAGVVTPMNSNGSREVIAPGGPRD from the coding sequence CTGGCCGATCACTACTGGACGCGCAGCACGCGCAGGAATAGACGCGTTTTGAAGAAATCCACCGCAACTCCAGCTCCTTTGCCCGTGCCTCTATGGCGGCAGCAGCTGCATTACCGTCTCAAGGAAGGTGCGTTGATCGCAGTTGGCGCCCTGTGCCTGTACCTGTGGATGGCACTGCTGACCTACGACACGGCTGACCCAGGCTTCAGCCACACCAGCAACATCGATCAGGTGCAGAATGCCGCTGGGCGTGCCGGCGCGTACTTTGCCGACATCCTGTTCATGGTGCTGGGCTATTTTGCCTACATCTTCCCGTTGCTACTGGCGATCAAGACTTGGCAGATCTTCCGCGAGCGCCACCAGCCCTGGCAGTGGAGCGGTTGGTTGTTTTCCTGGCGGCTGATCGGCCTGGTGTTTCTGGTGTTGTCGGGGGCGGCCCTGGCGCACATTCACTTCCATCCGCCAGCGAGCCTGCCGTTTTCCGCAGGCGGCGCGCTGGGGGAGAGCCTTGGCGATCTGGCTCGCAGCCTGCTGAACGTGCAGGGCAGTACGCTGATGTTCATAGCGTTGTTCCTGTTCGGCCTGACCGTTTTCACCGACCTGTCGTGGTTCAAAGTGATGGACATGACCGGCAAGATCACCCTGGATTTGTTCGAGTGGGTGCAGGGGGCTGCTAGCCGCTGGTGGGAGGCACGCAACGAGCGCAAGCGCCTGGAGGCGCAGTTGCGTGAAGTGGACGAGCCGGTGTTCGACCTGGGTGCGAAGGCCACGGACAAGCGCGAGCCCGCCAAGCCGGCGCTGCGCGAGCGTATCTTCAAACGTGAAGAGGCACCGGCCCAGCCGAGTGAACCGCGTGAGCCAACCCTTGCCCGTGAACCTGCAGCGCCTCGCGAGCCTGCCCTGAGTCGCGAGCCGGTGGTGCCTCGTGAGCCAACTATTCGCCGTGAGCAACCAGCAACCGTTCCGACCATCGTGCCGCCCACCGAAGCTATGGCGCCGGAGCCGAGCAAACGGGTGATCAAGGAAAAGCAGGCGCCAGTGTTCGTCGATAGCGCTGTGGAAGGCACCTTGCCGTCGATCTCCATCCTGGACCCTGCCGAGCAGAAGAAGATCGAGTACTCCCCCGAGTCCCTGGCAGGCGTCGGCCAGTTGCTGGAGATCAAGCTCAAAGAATTCGGTGTGGAAGTGTCTGTGGACTCTATCCACCCAGGCCCGGTGATTACCCGTTACGAAATCCAGCCTGCCGCAGGCGTCAAGGTCAGCCGCATCGCCAACCTGGCCAAGGACCTGGCGCGTTCGCTGGCGGTGACCAGCGTGCGGGTGGTCGAAGTGATCCCCGGTAAAACCACGGTCGGTATCGAAATCCCTAACGAAAATCGGCAGATGGTGCGCTTCTCGGAAGTACTCGCTACGCCGCAGTACGACGAGCAGAAGTCCCCCGTCACCTTGGCCCTTGGCCACGACATCGGCGGCAAGCCGGTGATCACCGACCTAGCCAAGATGCCGCACCTGCTGGTGGCCGGTACCACCGGTTCTGGTAAGTCGGTCGGTGTGAACGCCATGATCCTGTCGATCCTGTTCAAGTCGAGCCCGGAAGACGCGCGACTGATCATGATCGACCCGAAAATGCTCGAACTGTCGATCTACGAGGGTATCCCGCACCTGCTCTGCCCAGTAGTCACTGACATGAAAGATGCTGCCAACGCCCTGCGCTGGAGCGTGGCGGAGATGGAGCGGCGCTACAAGCTGATGGCGGCGATGGGTGTGCGTAACCTGGCCGGGTTCAACCGCAAGGTCAAGGACGCCCAGGATGCTGGCGAGATCATCCACGATCCTCTGTATCGCCGGGAGAGCATGGAAGACGAGCCGCCCGCTCTGAAAACCTTGCCGACCATCGTGGTGGTGGTCGACGAGTTCGCCGACATGATGATGATCGTCGGCAAGAAGGTCGAAGAGCTGATCGCCCGTATCGCCCAGAAGGCGCGCGCGGCCGGTATTCATCTGATCCTCGCCACCCAGCGCCCTTCCGTGGACGTGATCACCGGTTTGATCAAGGCCAACATTCCGACCCGTATGGCGTTCCAGGTGTCGAGTAAAATCGACTCGCGGACCATCATCGACCAAGGTGGCGCCGAGCAGTTGCTGGGTCACGGCGATATGCTGTACATGCCACCGGGCACCAGCCTGCCTATCCGTGTGCACGGCGCGTTCGTCTCGGACGACGAGGTGCACCGCGTGGTCGAGGCTTGGAAATTGCGCGGAGCGCCCGATTACAACGACGACATTCTCAACGGTGTGGAAGAAGCCGGCAGTGGTTTTGAGGGTGGCGGCGGCGGCGATGGTGACGATGCCGAAACCGATGCGCTGTATGATGAGGCGGTACAATTTGTTCTGGAAAGCCGCCGTGCCTCGATTTCCGCAGTGCAGCGCAAGCTCAAGATTGGTTACAACCGAGCAGCGCGCATGATCGAGTCCATGGAAATGGCCGGCGTGGTCACCCCGATGAACAGCAACGGCTCGCGGGAAGTGATAGCCCCAGGCGGCCCGCGCGACTGA
- the lolA gene encoding outer membrane lipoprotein chaperone LolA encodes MRAIRMLLVSALTLGSVTAYAGEQDVQRLTQLLEKSQTIEANFSQLTLDAGGTSLQETTGKMVVQRPGLFYWHTNAPQEQLVVSDGKNVTLWDPDLEQATVKKLDQRLNQTPALLLSGDVSKISQSFDITSKQQGEVMDFTLKPKTKDTLFDSLRVSFRKGLINDMQLVDGVGQRTNILFNGVKANQAVPANQFRFDIPKGADVIRE; translated from the coding sequence ATGCGCGCGATTCGCATGCTGTTGGTTTCTGCCCTGACCCTGGGCTCGGTTACTGCTTATGCCGGTGAGCAAGACGTACAACGCCTGACCCAGCTGTTGGAAAAGTCCCAGACCATCGAGGCCAATTTCTCCCAGCTGACCCTGGACGCTGGCGGCACCAGCCTGCAGGAAACCACCGGCAAGATGGTCGTGCAACGTCCCGGCCTGTTTTACTGGCACACCAACGCGCCACAGGAGCAGTTGGTGGTGTCCGATGGCAAAAATGTGACCCTTTGGGACCCGGACCTGGAACAGGCTACCGTCAAGAAGCTGGACCAGCGCCTGAATCAGACCCCGGCACTGCTATTGTCCGGTGATGTTTCGAAGATCAGTCAGAGCTTCGATATCACCTCCAAGCAGCAAGGCGAAGTGATGGACTTCACCCTCAAGCCTAAGACCAAGGACACATTGTTCGACTCGTTGCGTGTGTCGTTCCGCAAAGGCCTCATCAATGACATGCAACTGGTCGACGGTGTCGGCCAGCGTACCAATATCCTGTTCAATGGCGTCAAGGCCAACCAGGCGGTGCCGGCCAATCAATTCAGGTTCGACATCCCCAAAGGTGCCGACGTCATCAGGGAGTAA
- a CDS encoding replication-associated recombination protein A, with product MDLFRSEPVAQPLAARLRPSNLDEYVGQEHLLARGKPLREALEQGALHSMIFWGPPGVGKTTLARLLAQFCDAHFETVSAVLAGVKEIRQAVEVAKQQAGQYGRRTILFVDEVHRFNKSQQDAFLPYVEDGTLLFIGATTENPSFELNNALLSRARVYVLKSLDEAALRKLVDRALNEERGLGRRNLRVGDEAFKMLMAAADGDGRRMLNFLENASDLAEDGSEIDVQMLQSLLGDSRRRFDKGGEAFYDQISALHKAVRGSNPDGALYWFARMLDGGCDPLYIARRVVRMASEDIGNADPRALSLCLAAWDVQERLGSPEGELAVAQAITYIACAPKSNAVYVGFKTALREAAEHGSLEVPLHLRNAPTKLMKQLGYGDEYRYAHDEPDAYAAGEDYFPEALEPRQYYQPVPRGLELKIGEKLRHLAELDRNSPRQRRKT from the coding sequence ATGGACCTGTTTCGAAGCGAACCCGTCGCCCAGCCTCTGGCCGCTCGCCTGCGCCCGTCCAATCTGGACGAGTACGTTGGTCAGGAGCACCTGCTGGCGCGTGGCAAACCGCTGCGCGAGGCGCTGGAGCAGGGTGCGCTGCACTCGATGATTTTCTGGGGCCCGCCTGGGGTGGGTAAGACTACGCTGGCGCGCTTACTGGCGCAGTTTTGCGATGCGCACTTTGAGACAGTGTCGGCGGTGCTGGCCGGGGTCAAAGAGATCCGCCAGGCTGTCGAAGTGGCCAAGCAGCAGGCCGGCCAGTACGGTCGGCGGACCATTCTGTTCGTCGATGAAGTGCATCGCTTCAACAAATCCCAGCAAGATGCTTTCCTGCCGTACGTGGAGGATGGCACGTTGCTGTTCATCGGCGCCACCACCGAAAACCCGTCGTTCGAGTTGAACAATGCGCTGCTCTCGCGGGCGCGGGTGTACGTACTCAAGAGCCTGGACGAGGCAGCACTGCGCAAGTTGGTCGATCGCGCCCTGAATGAAGAGCGCGGGCTGGGCAGGCGCAACCTGCGCGTTGGCGACGAAGCATTCAAGATGCTGATGGCCGCTGCCGATGGCGATGGCCGTCGGATGCTGAACTTTCTGGAAAATGCCTCCGACCTTGCTGAGGATGGCAGCGAGATCGACGTGCAGATGCTGCAAAGCCTGCTCGGTGACAGCCGCCGCCGGTTCGACAAGGGGGGCGAGGCGTTCTACGACCAGATTTCAGCGCTGCACAAAGCGGTGCGCGGCTCCAACCCCGACGGCGCACTCTACTGGTTTGCGCGCATGCTCGACGGCGGCTGTGACCCTCTGTACATCGCCCGGCGCGTGGTGCGCATGGCTAGCGAGGACATTGGCAACGCCGACCCTCGCGCCCTGAGCCTTTGCCTGGCCGCCTGGGATGTGCAGGAGCGCCTCGGCAGCCCAGAGGGCGAATTGGCGGTGGCCCAGGCCATCACCTACATTGCCTGCGCGCCAAAGAGCAACGCAGTCTATGTCGGTTTCAAGACCGCTTTGCGCGAAGCGGCTGAACACGGCTCGCTGGAAGTGCCGCTGCACCTGCGTAACGCCCCTACCAAGCTGATGAAGCAACTGGGATATGGCGATGAATATCGTTACGCCCACGACGAGCCCGATGCTTATGCGGCCGGTGAAGATTACTTCCCGGAGGCGCTCGAGCCTCGGCAGTATTATCAGCCCGTCCCACGGGGCCTGGAATTGAAGATCGGTGAGAAGCTGCGTCACCTGGCTGAACTCGACCGCAACAGCCCTCGCCAGCGGAGAAAAACGTGA
- the crcB gene encoding fluoride efflux transporter CrcB: MIALIAAVSAGGICGTLLRFATTNWVAAHWPRHFYLGTLAVNLVGCLLIGLLYGLFLHKPLVPVELRAGLIVGFLGGLTTFSSFSLDTVRLLESGQVPLALGYTSISVVGGLLATWAGLSLTRF, from the coding sequence GTGATTGCATTGATTGCCGCGGTGAGCGCGGGCGGTATCTGCGGCACCTTGCTGCGCTTTGCCACCACCAATTGGGTCGCGGCTCACTGGCCACGGCACTTTTACCTCGGTACGCTGGCGGTCAACCTGGTGGGTTGCCTACTGATTGGCCTGCTGTATGGACTGTTTCTGCACAAACCGCTCGTGCCAGTAGAACTGCGCGCTGGCTTGATCGTTGGCTTCCTCGGTGGGCTGACGACATTTTCCTCTTTCTCGCTCGATACCGTGCGCCTGCTGGAAAGTGGCCAAGTGCCCCTTGCCTTGGGCTATACCAGTATCAGCGTGGTAGGCGGGCTACTAGCCACCTGGGCCGGCCTGTCTTTGACCCGTTTCTGA
- the serS gene encoding serine--tRNA ligase, with protein MLDSKLLRGQLQEVADRLASRGFSLDVARIESLEERRKAVQTRTEQLQAERNARSKSIGQAKAKGEDIAPLMADVERMANELAAGKTELDGIQAELDSILLTIPNLPDASVPVGASEDDNVEVRRWGTPAVFDFDIKDHVALGEISGGLDFEAAAKLSGARFAVLRGPIARLHRALAQFMINLHTGEHGYEEHYTPYLVQAPALQGTGQLPKFEEDLFKITREGEADFYLIPTAEVSLTNLVAEQILDAKQLPLKLVAHTPCFRSEAGASGRDTRGMIRQHQFDKVEMVQVVEPSKSMEALEGLTANAERVLQLLELPYRVLALCTGDMGFGAVKTYDLEVWVPSQGKYREISSCSNCGDFQARRMQARWRNPETGKPELVHTLNGSGLAVGRTLVAVLENYQQADGSIRVPDVLKPYMGGVEVIR; from the coding sequence ATGCTCGATTCCAAACTGTTACGCGGCCAACTTCAGGAAGTGGCAGATCGCCTGGCCTCCCGTGGCTTCAGCCTGGATGTCGCGCGCATCGAATCACTGGAAGAGCGCCGCAAGGCGGTGCAGACCCGCACCGAGCAGCTGCAGGCCGAGCGTAATGCCCGTTCCAAGTCGATCGGCCAAGCCAAGGCCAAGGGTGAAGACATTGCTCCGCTGATGGCTGATGTCGAGCGCATGGCCAATGAACTGGCTGCCGGTAAAACCGAATTGGACGGTATTCAGGCCGAGCTGGACAGCATTTTGCTGACCATTCCGAACCTGCCGGACGCCAGTGTGCCGGTCGGTGCCAGCGAAGACGATAACGTTGAGGTGCGCCGTTGGGGTACCCCAGCAGTATTCGATTTCGACATCAAAGACCACGTGGCTTTGGGCGAAATCAGTGGGGGCCTTGACTTCGAGGCTGCGGCCAAGCTGTCCGGCGCGCGTTTTGCCGTACTGCGTGGGCCGATTGCGCGCCTGCATCGCGCGCTGGCTCAGTTCATGATCAACCTGCACACCGGCGAGCACGGCTACGAAGAGCACTACACGCCCTACCTGGTACAGGCCCCGGCCCTGCAGGGCACCGGCCAGTTGCCGAAGTTCGAGGAAGATCTGTTCAAGATCACCCGCGAAGGTGAAGCTGACTTCTACCTGATCCCCACCGCCGAAGTGTCGCTGACCAATCTGGTCGCCGAGCAGATTCTCGATGCCAAGCAGCTGCCGTTGAAGCTTGTCGCTCACACCCCATGCTTCCGTAGCGAAGCCGGCGCCTCGGGCCGTGATACGCGCGGCATGATTCGCCAGCACCAGTTCGATAAGGTCGAGATGGTGCAGGTGGTGGAGCCGTCCAAGTCCATGGAGGCTCTCGAAGGCCTTACCGCCAACGCCGAGCGCGTGCTGCAGTTGCTTGAGCTGCCATACCGCGTACTGGCGCTGTGCACCGGCGACATGGGCTTTGGTGCAGTCAAGACCTACGACCTTGAGGTGTGGGTGCCTAGCCAAGGCAAATACCGCGAAATCAGCTCCTGCTCCAACTGCGGTGATTTCCAGGCCCGCCGCATGCAAGCCCGCTGGCGCAACCCGGAAACCGGCAAGCCTGAGCTGGTGCATACCCTCAACGGTTCCGGCTTGGCCGTAGGGCGTACGTTGGTGGCGGTACTGGAAAATTATCAGCAGGCTGACGGCTCGATTCGTGTACCGGATGTGCTCAAGCCCTATATGGGCGGCGTTGAGGTCATCCGCTAA
- the cysG gene encoding siroheme synthase CysG, with amino-acid sequence MEYLPLFHKLQGGRVLVVGGGEIALRKARLLADAGAVLRVVAPDVDGQLAALAREGGGEVLVRGYLAADLVGCRLVIAATDDAALNAQVSADAQAVSLPVNVVDAPALCTVIFPAIVDRSPLVIAVSSGGDAPVLARLIRAKLEAWIPAAYGELAGLAARFRHKVKTLYPDVNQRRGFWETVFQGPIAERQLAGQGAEAERLLQAMVEGAPVQQGGEVYLVGAGPGDPDLLTFRALRLMQQADVVLYDRLVAPAIIDMCRRDAERIYVGKRRADHSVPQEQINRLLVDLAQQGKRVLRLKGGDPFIFGRGGEEIEELAEHGIPFQVVPGITAASGCSAYGGIPLTHRDHAQSVRFVTGHLKDGTSNLPWNDLVAPAQTLVFYMGLVGLPTICAELIRHGRAASTPAALVQQGTTRNQRVFTGTLADLPQLVAQHEVHAPTLVIVGEVVQLREKLAWFEGAQNS; translated from the coding sequence ATGGAATACCTGCCGCTGTTCCACAAACTGCAGGGCGGCCGAGTGTTGGTCGTCGGCGGGGGTGAGATAGCCTTACGTAAAGCGCGTCTGCTGGCCGACGCCGGTGCGGTGCTGCGCGTAGTGGCGCCGGATGTCGATGGTCAGTTGGCTGCATTGGCGCGGGAAGGTGGCGGTGAGGTGTTGGTGCGCGGTTATCTGGCGGCCGACTTGGTCGGATGCCGGCTGGTGATCGCGGCTACCGATGACGCAGCGCTCAACGCCCAGGTGTCGGCCGATGCGCAGGCGGTGAGCCTGCCGGTCAACGTGGTGGATGCGCCGGCCCTGTGCACGGTGATCTTCCCGGCTATCGTCGACCGCTCACCCTTGGTGATCGCAGTTTCCAGCGGCGGCGATGCGCCCGTGTTGGCGCGGTTGATTCGCGCCAAGCTGGAAGCCTGGATCCCGGCTGCCTACGGCGAATTGGCCGGGCTGGCTGCGCGCTTCCGGCACAAGGTGAAAACCTTGTATCCAGACGTGAATCAGCGTCGTGGCTTCTGGGAAACCGTATTCCAGGGGCCAATTGCCGAGCGTCAACTGGCCGGGCAGGGCGCCGAAGCTGAGCGTCTGCTGCAAGCGATGGTGGAGGGGGCGCCCGTGCAGCAAGGCGGGGAAGTGTACCTGGTGGGAGCAGGGCCGGGCGACCCGGACTTGCTGACCTTCCGTGCCCTGCGCCTGATGCAGCAGGCCGACGTGGTGCTGTATGACCGGCTGGTGGCCCCAGCCATCATCGACATGTGCCGACGCGATGCCGAGCGTATTTATGTGGGCAAGCGCCGCGCTGACCACTCCGTGCCCCAGGAGCAGATAAACCGCCTGCTGGTCGATCTTGCCCAACAAGGCAAACGCGTTCTGCGCCTCAAAGGTGGCGATCCGTTCATATTTGGCCGGGGCGGCGAAGAAATCGAAGAGCTGGCGGAACACGGCATCCCGTTCCAGGTGGTGCCAGGTATCACCGCAGCAAGCGGTTGCTCCGCTTATGGCGGCATTCCGCTGACTCACCGCGACCATGCTCAGTCGGTGCGTTTTGTCACCGGCCACCTCAAGGACGGCACCAGCAACTTGCCGTGGAATGATCTGGTAGCCCCGGCTCAGACGCTGGTGTTCTACATGGGGCTGGTTGGGTTGCCCACCATTTGCGCCGAGCTGATACGCCATGGAAGGGCGGCTAGTACCCCAGCTGCGCTGGTGCAACAAGGGACGACGCGCAATCAACGGGTGTTCACCGGCACCCTGGCTGATCTACCGCAATTGGTGGCGCAGCACGAGGTGCATGCGCCGACCCTGGTGATCGTTGGTGAAGTGGTGCAATTGCGCGAGAAGCTGGCGTGGTTTGAAGGTGCACAGAACAGCTAA
- a CDS encoding glutathione S-transferase family protein — MGLLIDGHWQDQWYDNGKDGTFKRESAQRRNALPAPEAGRYHLYVSLACPWAHRTLIVRALKGLEPLIDVSVVSWLMLDHGWTFDQQQGSSGDHLDGLQYLHQRYTQDDPHYTGRVTVPVLWDKKEKRIVNNESAEIIRIFNSAFNELTGNRLDLYPEPLRPAIEALNERIYPAINNGVYRAGFATTQDAYETAFDDVFNELDHLEALLGRNRYLAGEYLTEADVRLFTTLVRFDAVYHGHFKCNLRRLSDYHNLSNWLRELYQWPGVAGTVNMEHIQKHYYMSHKTINPNGIVPKGPLQDFGLPHDREQLMGKGIWQR; from the coding sequence ATGGGCCTTTTGATCGACGGCCACTGGCAGGACCAGTGGTATGACAATGGCAAAGACGGCACCTTCAAACGTGAGAGTGCTCAGCGCCGCAACGCCCTGCCCGCCCCTGAAGCCGGTCGCTACCACCTGTATGTTTCGCTGGCCTGCCCCTGGGCACACCGTACGCTCATCGTTCGCGCCCTGAAAGGCCTGGAACCGTTGATCGACGTATCAGTGGTCAGTTGGCTTATGCTCGACCATGGCTGGACTTTCGACCAGCAGCAAGGCTCAAGCGGCGACCACCTCGACGGCCTTCAGTACCTGCACCAGCGCTATACCCAAGACGACCCACACTATACTGGCCGCGTCACCGTGCCCGTACTGTGGGACAAAAAGGAAAAGCGCATCGTCAACAACGAGTCGGCGGAGATCATCCGCATATTCAACAGTGCATTTAACGAGCTGACCGGCAACAGACTGGACCTGTATCCCGAGCCATTGCGCCCGGCCATCGAAGCGCTAAATGAACGCATCTACCCGGCAATCAACAACGGCGTGTACCGCGCAGGCTTTGCCACCACACAAGACGCCTACGAGACGGCATTCGATGACGTGTTCAACGAACTGGACCATCTCGAAGCATTACTCGGTCGAAACCGCTACCTGGCGGGCGAGTACCTGACCGAAGCCGATGTACGCCTTTTCACCACCCTGGTGCGTTTCGATGCTGTGTATCACGGGCACTTCAAGTGCAACTTGCGCCGCTTGAGCGACTACCACAATCTGTCAAACTGGCTGCGTGAGCTGTATCAGTGGCCGGGTGTGGCAGGGACGGTGAACATGGAGCATATCCAGAAGCACTATTACATGAGCCACAAGACCATCAACCCCAATGGCATAGTGCCTAAAGGCCCATTGCAGGACTTTGGCCTCCCCCATGATCGGGAGCAGTTGATGGGCAAGGGCATCTGGCAGCGTTGA